CAGCCGCATCCATGATTTTGAATAGATCGATCCCGGTAGCAAGGCCGGCTTTTTCCAGCACGGCGACCAGCACTTCGGTCGCGGCATTTCCTGCACCTGCGCCGAATCCCCGCAGCGTTCCATCGATCTGGTCAGCGCCTGCTGCCAGTGCCGCCAGCGTATTGCCAATCGCCAGCCCGAGATTATTGTGCGCGTGAAACCCCACCTGAATCTCCAGTGCTTCTTTGAGGGCCTTGACCCGTGCATAGACTTCATGGGGAAGCATCGCACCGGCCGAGTCCACCACATAGACACAGTCGGCCCCATAGCGTTGCATGAGCAACGCCTGCTCCTGCAGCACTTCGGGCGGCCGCATATGGGCCATCATCAAAAATCCGATCGCTTCCAACCCCATCTCCTTGGCAATGCCAAAATGCTGCTCGCTGATGTCGGCTTCGGTGCACATGGTCGCAATGCGTAACACCGAAACACCACGCGCCACCGCCTCCTTAAGCTCGCGCCGGGTGCCAATACCTGGAAGAAGCAGGGCGGCAATGCGTGCTTGCTGGACAACCGAAGCGACCTCCTCAATCAGCACCCATTCCGGCTCGCGCGAAAAGCCATATTGAATTGAAGCCCCCCCCAGTCCGTCTCCATGACTGACTTCAATGACCGGAACGCCCGCGGCATCCAGTGCTTGAGCGATCTGCCGCACCTGTTGCCGCGTGTACTGATGCCGCATGGCATGCGAGCCATCCCGCAGCGTGGTATCCGTCAAACGAGGCGGCTCTCGCCGGGTCAACGATGCCAGGTTCAACATACGAGGGTTCCCTCCCGCTTTAAAAGTTCACGGGCAAAGAGATTCCCGACCTGCCAGGCAGCGGCGGTCATAATATCCAGATTGCCAGCATATCGAGGAAGAAAGTCCCCCGCCCCTTCTACTTCCAACAGGCAGGTTACTACCACCCGTCGCCCCCAGGGGGTCTCCAGCGTATCGAACAGCGGTTCCGCCTTCAGCCGATAACCTGGCACATAGGCTTGCACCTGGGCTTCCATCTGACGGATCGAGGCCACCACAGCCTCCCGGTCAAGCTGATCGAGCGAATCCACTTCGGGTATCACGTAGACCGTATTGGTCATGAGAATTGGAGGATCTGCAGGATTGAGAATGATCAGCGCTTTGCCCCGTTGCGCTCCCCCAATCGCTTCAAGGCCGCGTGCTGTCGTAAAGGTGAACTCATCAATGTTCTGGCGCGTCCCGGGCCCTGCGGACCGGCTGGCAACCGTTGAGACAATCTCCGCATACTGTACAGGATAGACCCGATGTACGGCATAGACCATCGGGATGGTTGCCTGTCCACCACAGGTGATCAGATTTACATTATCGGCTTCCAGATGCGCGCCCAGGTTGACTGGTGGGACCACATAGGGCCCCCGAGCCGCTGGGGTTAAATCAACCGCTATCTTACCGGCTTCTCGCAAAAGAGGCGCATGCCGCACATGCGCCTTAGCACTGGTTGCATCAAACACCAACCGAATTTCCGGATCTTCCAGAATTGCCTGAATACCTTCGTGCGAGGTGTCAATGCCCAGCTCACGTGCCCGCGCCAAACCTGGTGAATCAGGATAAATCCCCACCATCAACGCCAATTTCATATAGCCAGGATTTTTACAAATTTTATACATTAAATCTGTACCAATATTGCCTGGTCCAATAATCGCTACTTTGACTTTATCCATTTTTAACTAACGATTCCTACCTACTCCTGACACAGGGAGAACATAAGAAGACTCACGCACCCTCATCAATATGCTTGTTCTCCTATCAAGAACGACATATTATTCTGTATTAACTTGATAAAAAACTATATGGATACGATCGGAGCTCACTTTCAGGATCTCCTTGATCTGCTCTCTGATTCGCTGCGCCAACTGTTTGCGAACCTCGGGTGGAAGCGGTCGGTCTGTGAGGACTTCAACGAGCGGCATCGTTCCGTGCGGGGTCTCAAGCAGGATACAGGATACCCCGGAGTAGGCCCAAAAACGAACCGCCTACTCCGGGGCGTCGCTCCTTCCCGGGCTATAGAGCCTCCTCTTCTGCTTTCTTAACGGCAGCTTCTTCCTTAACAGGCGGGGTACCATAGCGGAAGTATTCCGCAGGCAGTTCTCCACCCCACCAGATAATGCCACGATCCAACACGTCTTCAGTCCACTTCACAGGCTTCCAGTCGGGATCGAAGATCAGATAGCCTGGATCGCCAAAGAGCTCGACGCGATTGCCCCCCGGCTCAAACACGTACATGAAATACGCCTGGCTGATACCGTGTTTGCCCGGACCGGCTTCAATCGTGATGTCATGCTCGCGCAGGGCATCCGCCAGGTTAGCTACATCCTGGGGGAATCCGTACCAATAGCAAATGTGATGCAGCCGGCCTTTAGCCCCCTGTGCATCTCGCATAAAAGCGATTTCGTGCACCAGTGGGCTCACGCTCAACCACACACCCGCCCATGTACCATTGTTGAGTTCAATGTACTCCCGCACCCGGAAGCCCAATACCTGCACCAGAAAGTCCTTGTTAGGCTCTACACGTTCGGCCAACAGGTTTACATGGTCCAGCCGACGCACCGGCACCCCACGCAACGGGCGCTTACTGGGACGATTGAGAAGTTTCGACTGCTTATCGGCGGGGGCCTCGTAGTAATCTACCTCCCAGAGCAACTCCATGGGGTGCCCGTCCGGGGTAACAAATTGATAAGCCGGGCCATGCCCATGATCTCCATCAATCCATCCACGTCCCAGTCCTGCGGCCTCAATAGCCTTGACCCGACGCTCCAGTGCTGCCGGCGAGGTCGTCCGCCAGGCCACATGCCCCAACCGCGGCGTCGGCCCCTCGGTAAGCTTCAGCGTATGGTGATAGAAGTCTTCATAAGCCCGCAGATAAACTGACTGTCCGACCGTCTCGGTCACCTCCAGCCCCAGCATATCCCGGAAAAACCAGAGCGACTCCTCTGGCTTGGGCGTAATCAACTCGACATGAGCCAGCTGAGCTACCTCGAACAGGGGTTCCATTTGCTTGGCTTCCATAGCACCTCCTGGTTTGGTTTTTATTTTCGTTCACTTTTGCTTTCCATTGCTGAATATATTGATATCTTCTGGATTTATCAGATCGGGAACGACCCAGCCATCCAGGTCATACTCCTGAAGACATTGCTCTGCAAATCCTTTATATTGATCTACCTTTCCTGATGCCATCGAGGCTAACAACACTTCTAATCGAATATTTTCATGATTACCTGCATAATTACGTTCATATAGTTCATGTCTTCCACCAAACTCACTACCTATTGCATCCCATATCAGCTTCATCAATTTGATCCGTTTCTCTGCTGTATAGCCGTTTGTGCCGCGTACGTACTTCTCCAGAAACTCCCGAATAACCGGATTCTTCAGGTCTTTGACATGGGAGGGCAGATAAATGAGGGCACTGGCCAGGTCCTGCATGAAAATTTCTCGGATGCGTGGATAGGCTACCGTCGCAAACACCCGATAGGCCAGTCCGTAATCCAGATTGGGCAACACATAGTCGTCTATCCAGGGCATGGGTGTCCGCGCCATGGCATCGGTAATGGCCCAGAAGAGATTGCGCCAGGCCAGCACTTCACCTACGCGAACTTGCACGCCCCGAAAGTCTTTCGAACCGGTGGCCTCAACCCCCATCAATAGCAACCCGGCCAGAAAATCCAGCTTGACCGCCAGCCGCGTGCACCCATGAAACGTAAAACGTGGAATAAACCCAGAAAGCGGGAAGAATTCGTTTACCTTATCCACATCCCCGTAAACAAACACATTCTCCCACGGCACCAGCACCTTGTCAAATACAAAGATAGCGTCATTCTCGTCGAGCCGACTCGAAAGCGGATAATCAAACGGACTGCCTACCGCTTCCGCCATAAATTCGTACGAGGGGCGCGAGATCAACTTCACACCCGGCGCATTCATTGGTACACAGATGATCAGAGCCAGCCGCCGATCTTTGATGGGCAAGGGACCATAATGTGCAATGAAATTATAGTGCGTTAATGCGGAACCCGTAGCTACAACTTTTGCCCCACTGACCACAATCCCTGCATCGGTTTCCTTCTCTACATGCATGTACACATCCATGACTTCCTCCGGCGGCCGATTGCGGTCCACCGGTGGATTCACAATGGCATGGTTCCAGTACAACAGTTTTTCCTGGGTCTCCCGGTACCAGCGACGGGCGTTTTCCTGGAAGGGCTCATAAAAGGCCGCATTCGCGCCCAAGGTCCCTACAAACGAAGCTTTGTAATCGGGGCTACGCCCCATCCAACCGTACGTAATGCGCTGCCACGCGGCAATCGCATCCCGGGCATGGACCAGATCCTCCGCGCTTTTCGGGGCCTTGAAAAACCAGTGCGTGTAGCCCCCATTACCCGTGTCCGTCTCCGTGCGAATTACGGCTCCCTGTTCGGGATCATGCACGGCATCATATAGGCGGGCAATCATGCGTGCCGCATTGCGAAAAGCCGGATGCTGTGTGACATCTTTTACGCGTTCGCCATACACATACACCTCACGCCCGTCCCTTAAACTCTCCAGATATTCCTCCCCGGTCATAGGACGAGTAACCGGACGGGTGTTGTCGTAGGCATCATAGCGAGCGGTCTTCTCAGAAACGCCCATGGCTTTTCTCTGTTTGGTTTATTGTGTTTTTCTTGAAGAGACGGTAATCCACAGACCTTCAGTATGGCAAGGCATCTGTTTGGACATTCCGAACAATTGATTTTCTCTGGGCTGAAAAAGCGAAGTGTCCCAAATAACCGAACAGTTGAGCCCCTATCTGGAATCTGCAGAGATGCAAACAGACACCGCAAACGCAACCATCAATTGCTTCTGTGCCCCGGCATATTCAAGGAAATTGTTTAAACAAAGTTCTGGTGCATCCTGTCAGATGGAATCTTATCACAAGGCCGTCAGCAAGCGTGAGGTGACGATCCCGAACGATGTGCATCCTACCGGATGAAATCTTATCACAAGAGCAGGGGCTTAACAGCGCTCCGCACGGTTTCACTCAACGCTTTTCTTTATCTTTTACGGGTGGTTGCTCTTGAGCAAAGCGATGGCGTCCGTTTTAAGCCTCCCCGGGTGATTTCCCTGAACGACCGGGCGTTATGCGAAGGACGTGTATCGGCTGGCAGGCGGTCGTATTATCGGCCGGGTTGCTGATAGGCGCCCATCCGTTAGCCGCTCAACCCGGCATCAGTTTGCTGACAGGTCCGGTTCGCGGTACCATTGGCGCTGAACTTAGCCTACATTTATCCCCCTACACGGCGCTGACGCTGTCTGCCACAACAGCCTGCTGGAAGTCCGGACAGGATCGTCCCAACTTTCTGCTGGGCGGACTACAGCTTTTCTTCAAGCCAGAGGGTAACCGCTGGCTCCTGGCAGCCTATGCCGGCACGATGCAACGTGGCGATGTCTATCTTCCGGTAGGCGGGCTTACCGGAGGCTTCGAGTGGCAAGCAACGCCGCACTGGTCTTTCAGTGCGGAAATAGGTATAGGGGTCACCATTGGTGTGCTGCTCATAGCAGCGATTCCTCTTCCTTTTTCGCTTGTAGCTGCCCGGATTCGATATCGCCTTTAGCTGGTCCTTCGTCCGCCTCCCACCTACCGATACCCTGCTGCCTCCAAACGGGTGGCGGGTTTACAGGCGCTCGGTCGCTGGCTCGGGATAGGGTACAGTACGTGGCCGGCGACCTGGGCGGACAACCAGGTGGCCACGGGCAGCGACACGATCCCGGACCAGCTCTATCGTGTAGGTGCCAGGCGGCAGGTAGTAGCGTCCGTTGTCGGCTGCTTTTACCTGCGTCTTCTCATCGCGTCGGGCATTAAAGGCCGCCACCTGCGTGCTATCGATCGTCAGGTCGTACACCGGATAGTTAAGGCCCACTTCAGCCGTGTCTATCCGCGTAGCCAGTAAGAGGCTGTCTTCGGTCAGCACCCGGATCGTTACCGGACCAGCCGCCTGGCTATAGTACGGAATCCGCACAGCGGGCGTGTCGGGCGGCATCCAGACGGCCCGGAGGCGTCCCCAGTCTGGATTATGCCGGACTGTATCGATGACAAACACGTGCAGCGGCCGTTGCAACAGCTCCGGCGTAAGTTGCTCGATCTCCTCCAGATCAGCTACATAGAGCGAGCGTCCATGCGTAGCGACAACTAAATCTCGTTCCCTTTTGTGAATCACCAGATCATGCACGGGGGCATGCGGCAATCCTTCGTAAAAGGGCATAAACGAGCGTCCACCGTCGAGCGACACGTAAAGGCCTCCGTCGGTACCCACGTAGAGGATATTCGGGTTATAGGGATCCTCGCGCACTACATTGATGGGTTCGTAGGGCAAGTCCGTTCCGATTCGTTCCCAGCTCTGCCCATAGTCTTCCGAGCGATAGAGATACGGCGTAAAATCATCCCAGCGATAGCCGTTGAGTGCTACATAGACACGGCTTTCTACATGCTGCGAGGGCTCGACGTGACTCACCCAGAGATGCTGGGGCAGATCGTCCGAGATGCGCGTCCAGGTAACGCCTCCATCTCGGGTCACGTGCACCAGTCCATCGTCACTCCCTACATAGATGAGCCCAAAGCGAAGTACCGATTCAGCAATTGTTGTGAGCGTACCATAGGGGACATCCCCTTTACGACCGCCCCGTGTCAGATCGCCGGAAATTGTCTCCCAGTCATCCCCGCGATTGAAAGAGCGGTGGAGCTTGTTCGAGCCCAGGTATAGAATATCGGGATGATGTCGTGACAGAAAGATCGGCGTTTCCCAGTTGAACCGCAGCGGCGTTTCACCCAGTTTATGCCGGGGCTTGATAGGCACCCGTCGGCCTGTCCGCCGCTCGATTCGGAAATAATTGCCGAACTGAAAGCCCGTATAGACAATATCGTTTGTACGTGGATCGACCTGCACCTGCATGCCATCGCCTCCCAGCAATCGTTCGTAGGGATAGCGACCTTCGGCATACCATGCATAGCTGAACTTGTAGGTGCTGGGTCCTACCCAGACGCCGTTATCCTGCAGACCGCCATAGACGTTGTAAGGCCGAGCACTATCGACCGCTACCGAGTAGAACTGTCCTACAGGTGGCGTGTTGGCTTTGAACCAGGTTCTCCCGCCATCGTAGGTCAAGTTCACCCCACCATCGTTGCCATTGACCAGATGGCCGGGCCGGTCCGGATTGATCCAGAGGGCATGATGATCCACATGCACGTTTTCCTCGTTGATTGAACGCCAGGTGCGCCCTCCGTCGTCCGATACCAGAAGGGGCACGCCCAGAATGTAGACGTGATCGGGATCGTTTGGATCGACGCGGATCTGGCCAAAGTAATAGCCATAGGAGAAATACACATTATCCAGATAGCCCTCGTGCGTGCGTTTCCAGGTGCGTCCGCCGTCATCCGAGCGATACACTTCGGCCCCGATAACCGGCGTCTCAAACAGCTCACGATTCGCATCGGTCAGATAGTCATAGAGGGCCCGAGGCTTGATCTCGCCGCGTCGCACCATGGCTTTTACTTTTTGGGCGGTGTACTCGCGCGGGAAGCCGTTTTCTCGCAGAAAAGCCTCCAGGGAGTCGTCCGATAGGGCCAGAAAGGCTTCGCGACGCATTTCCAGAAAGTCTTCCTTGGTCAGTGCGGGTTTTTCCTTCTTTTCTTCGGGCCGATGGTACTGGTTGTCCAGCAACGCATAGAGAATCTGTGGATTTCTGGGATAAATGGCCAGCCCGATGCGTCCCACTCCCGCACCCGTGGGGAAACCACTACCTTCTACGTTAAGACGCTGCCAGGTCTCTCCCCCATCGGTTGACTTGAAGATGCCAGAGCCCGGCCCTGCTTCGACGAAGTTCCAGGCGCGGCGTTCTCGATGCCACATAGCCGCATAGAGGATATCGGGGTTCGTGGGATCCAGGACCAGGTCGATGGCGCCAGTATTTTCGTCTACATAGAGCACACGTCGCCAGGTACGCCCGCCATCTGTCGTCTTATAGACGCCACGTTCGGGATTCGGCGAATACAGATGGCCGATGGCCGCTACCCAGACCGTGTTCGGATCCTGCGGATGAATCACTATACGGCCGATATGGTGGGTTTCGGCCAGCCCCAGATGCTCCCAGGTGTGTCCTCCATCTGTAGAACGATAGACCCCTGTTCCGGCATAAGACGAACGGCTGGAGTTACTTTCGCCGGTGCCCACCCAGATGACCTCACCGTGCTTCCAGTCCACCGCAATATCCCCGATGGTCATGGTCGCTTCCCGATCGAAAAGCGGCTGAAAAGAAATACCGTTGTTTTCGGTTTTCCAGAGTCCTCCTGAGGCATAGGCCACATAGAATCTGGTAGGATCGGCTGGATCGACGTCAACATCCACCACACGACCGCTCATGATCGTCGGGCCAATGCTGCGCAACGGCACGTTACGTACCAGCGAGCGTTCTACCCGGGCCATGCGCTCCTGAAACGACCGCAATCGAACTTCAGCAGGTGTGGGTGGAACCGGCGCCTGCTCCTGCGCCAGTGCCGTCATCCATACCAGACCCAACAGCAGTCCCCAGAGGCTACCCGATCGATTGACTTTAGGCTTGTTCATGGTTGTGCTATATTTCATTCGGCCGGGATGAGCAGAAACTACAAGAATGATTTATTTTTTGCCATGCCACTACGCGTTCCAGAAGTGATCACTGCGCCACCTCGTATGGCTGGCTTGCTCCCCCTGCACACGCGTGCCTTTGCGCTGGCATTGCAGACGGCACGACGTTCACTGGCACGCCGCAGCCGGTTGATGCGGCTGGTTGTGCAGGCCTCACGCCAGTTAGCCCGACGCAAGGTTGCCCTGGCTCAGGTATGGCGCGAGCTACATACTTTGCTCCGTCTGGTACAGGCCTGGATGCGACGTGAGTATCAGGTGATTCCGTGGCGTTCGTTGCTCTATGGAGTAGCTGCACTGGCCTATTTTGTCAATCCAGTTGACCTGCTACCCGACGCTTTGCCGGGTCTGGGGCTTGTCGACGACGTGGCCGTCATTGCAGCAGTTGCCCGTGCCATTCGCAGCGACCTTGATCGCTTCCGGCAATGGGAAGCCGTACAACGCCATCCTAACCCCCACTGCCTATGAAGGCGCTATTGATCGCCCTGGGGGGTGCCCTCGGAGCGCTTTCTCGCTACGCCCTCTCGGGCCTGATCTATGCCTGGCTGGGACCCACCTTTCCCTGGGGAACACTGGTGGTCAACCTGACGGGCTGCTACGGACTGGGCCTGCTGTGGGCTCTTTCAGAAACCCTCCCGATGCCAGCTTCGATATCGCCGCTGGTGTTTGTGGGATTCTTCGGGGCATTCACGACATTTTCCACCTACGGGCTCGAAAGCTTTAACCTGCTGCGCGACGGAGAGCTGTTGCGGGGACTGCTGAACCTGCTGGGTAGCAGTCTGGCCGGTTTGCTGTGTGTTGCGTTGGGTTTTCTAACGGCTCGCCTGGTGCTTTATCTGGAAAGGGTGCCATGATCAAGCTACCTGCCGAAGGGGTCCTGCTGCGCATTTTTATTGGCGAGACCGACCGCTATCACGGACGGCCGCTCTACGAACAAATTGTGCTCAAAGCCCGTGAGCTGAACCTGGCCGGCGCTACCGTACTACGTGGCATTATGGGCTTTGGCGCCTCCAGCCGCATGCACACGGCTAAATGGCTGCGGCTTTCAGAAGATCTGCCCGTTGTGGTGGAAATCGTTGATACAGAAGCGAATATCCAAAAGCTCTTACCTTTTCTGGATGAAGTCGTACAAGAGGGACTCATTACCATGGAGAAGGCTTATGTTATCCGCTATCCTCACCGCTCGGAAGATTAAACACGCCGGCTTCCTGTTGATCACCCTGCTGTGGGTGATTCCGACGCAAGCCCAGGAGACGGTCGACACGCTGGCCATCCGTCTCATCCGCGAAGAGGGGCTGACGCGAAGCCAGGTCATGGAAACGATATTCTGGCTGACCGACGTGTACGGCCCGCGGCTCACTGGCTCGCCTCAGCTCGACAGTGCGATGGCCTGGGCTGCGCGTCGGCTGGCTGGCTGGGGCCTGAACGTACACCGTGAGCCGTGGGGACCGTTCGGGCGGGGCTGGATGCTGCATCATGTGCGGGTTGAGGTGACAGCTCCGGTCACTTTCCCGGTGCTTGCCTACCCGAAAGCCTGGTCGCCCGATATTGACGGACCGGTCACGGCCGAGGTAGTGCGTTTCGATGTGGAGGATACCAGCGCGTTCGCTGCCTATCGCGGCAAACTACGCGGTAAGATCGTGTTGCTGGAACCTCCACGTCCGCTTGAAGAACCCTTTAAACCGCTGGCGCGACGGCGCGATGCCGAAGACCTGTTGGCCCTGGCAAACGCAGCCCATCCCGAAGGCGGGGGGCGCCGCTACAGTGCTGCTGCCCTACGACGACTGGAACTGGCCCAGCGACGTCTCCAGTTTCTCTACGAAGAACAGCCCCTGGCTATCCTGGACCGCAACTTCCGGGGGGATTACGGGACCGTTTTCGTATCGGCAGCGCGCGTGCCCACTCCACCGGGTACCCCCTGGTATGAACGTCCCGGCCCCTGGACACCGGGGATCACGGTCATCCCACAGTTTACGGTGGCTGTAGAACATTACAATCGCATCTATCGCCTGCTCGAACGCGGCTTCCGTGTGGAGATGACGCTGGATCTGGACGTGTCCTTCTACGACAGCGATCCCTACGAATACAACCTGATCGCCGAACTTCCGGGCACCGATCCCCGGATCGGCGATGAAATTGTCATGCTCGGAGCCCATTTCGACTCGTGGCATGCCGGCACTGGGGCCACCGACAACGCAGCCGGCTCGGCGGTCATGATGGAAGCCATGCGCATCCTGAAAGTGGTGTATGAACAGCTCGGCCGCGGACCACGCCGCACCATCCGACTGGCGCTCTGGACAGGCGAAGAACAGGGGCTACTGGGCTCGCGGGCCTATGTCCATCAACACTTCGCCGAACTACGCGGATGGGGGCAGCCACCCGCTCGCCTCAAGCCCGCCCATGCAAAATTTTCCGTCTATTTCAACCTTGACAACGGTGGCGGCAAAATCCGGGGTATCTACCTGCAGGGCAATGAAGCCGTAGCCCCGATTTTCCGGGCCTGGCTGGCCCCCTTCCACGATCTGGGCGCGGCCACGCTTTCATTACGCAACACAGGCGGCACAGACCATCTGTCATTCGATGCCGTCGGCCTGCCCGGCTTCCAGTTTATTCAGGACCACCTGGCCTATGGCACACGCACCCACCACTCCAACATGGATGTCTTCGACCATGTGATCGAGGAGGACCTGAAGCAGGCCGCTACCATCATTGCTGCCTTCGCCTACCATGCCGCTGAACGCGACGAACGCATTCCACGTAAGCCCCTACCAATATCCGAAGGCACTCGCTAACCCGACCGAAAGAACTGCACATCGGAGCATCTGCTAATTGTTAATGGGCGAGCCCAAGGGCTCGCCCTCCTTTTTCGACAAACGCAGCTCCGACAACCCAGAGAAAAAAACCCGCTCCCGTTTTCCAAGCCGCACAGCAACAGCCAACTCACGAAGCACGGGCATCCTGCGGAGCCGCCACTTCAACGGGCTTCATAGGATACACGAGGAGCGTCTGGGTCGGATAGGCGAACTCAATCCCCTCCTGCGCAAAGCGCTCAAACAGTGCCAGGTTGATAGCCTGTTGAATATCCATGTACAGCGTATAGTCCGGTTCAAGGACCCAGTAGACCACTTCAAAATTAAGCGAAGACGGCCCAAATTCCTTGAAGTGGGCGCGATCAAAACGCGTACGCTCCTGTGCCTCGACGATCTCGCGAATAATCTGCGGAATTTTTTCCAGCTTCTCCTTGGGCGTCTGATAAACTACCCCTACCGTAAAGACAATACGTCGCTCTCGCATGCGTTTATAGTTGCGAATGCGGCTGTTGAGCAGGTCACTGTTACCGAATACCAGCTGCTCTCCTGTAAGGCTGCGAATGCGCGTGGATTTCAGGCCGATATGTTCGACCGTTCCCATGTAGTTGTCGACAATAATAAAATCGCCCACCACAAAGGGTTTGTCCAGCACAATGGAAAGCGAAGCGAACAGGTCTCCCAGAATATTTTGCACTGCCAGACCGATGGCCACCCCCGCAATCCCGACGCTCGCGACCAGCGCCGTGATGTCCACCCCAAAATTGTCCAGCGCCACCAGTAACACGACCGTCCAGAGGGCCAGCCGCCCGATGAAGCCCAGCGCCTGCATTGAAGTGACAGCAGCCGGATCTTCTTCGAGCTTCTGTTGACGGTAGCGCTCAACATAGAAGGTAATGAGCCCACTGCCCCAGCGAATAACCTGCAGCAATAACAGTACAAAAGCGATACGTCCACCCCACTGAAGGATCGGCCGAGGCAACTGCACGATCGCTACGGCCGCGTAGAAAGCAAGCCCGACCAGGAAATAGGCCCGCGTCTGACGCAGGACGTTAGCAATGACGTTGTCGATGTTCGTGCGCGTACGCTTGGCCAGGACCTCAAGCTTTCTGGTCAGTATGCGCTGTATGCTAATAAAAACCACCGCCAGTGTTGCCCATACGCCAAGGGCTTTGAGCCAGTCCAGTAGCGGCACGCCAGCGATCATCGTCTGGCCCCATTCACCCAGCTGCCATCCGAAAAGCATGATCTTCTGCTGTCCGTTTCGGCGTTCCTGTACGCGAAAAAATATAAGGGATCCACGAGAAGAGCGGAACAGGGATTTTTTTGTTGCGGTTGATGCTGCTGCTCTTTCCGGGGATCTGCTGAAGCGACGTCGTATGGAACCGGTCAGTGACTATCAACCCGAACGCCGCATTGGCCCTACGGTCTCTCGAGACAAATGGCTTAACCATGCCAAGAACAAGCTGGCACGGGGCTATGTGCTTATTGTTGGCACAGAGCGACGCAACGCCAACTTTTATCTGCGGGGAAAAGGGTACGAAATGTGTCCCTACGACATTGCCCAGGCCATGATCAAGCAGGGGTTGGTGGTGCAAACCGGCAAGCATCACCTTGGCCTTATTTATGAGCTGGTGCCGGAGCTCAAGGCGGAGCTGCAACAGCGCCATCGCCCACGCCAGCCCGAAACGCCAGAGCCCGATACCATGGAAACCATCCTGGGTGGCCTGGAAGACGAGGCCGAACCCATCACTATCGAAGAAGAACTGGACGAAACAATAGATGAAGAAGCGGAGGACGAGGCCTTAGATAAGGAGTCAGGAGATGAAGAAACGCCTGACGACTTAGTGGATGACCCGAGAGCTTAACACCTACTACTCCTCGGTCAAGTCTGCTTCAACCACCAGCCCCACCAACTGGTCGCTGTGCACGACCAGCAGGGCCCGATCCGGTCCAGCCTGTGCCTGCAATAACCGTCGTGCCTCCTCCAGGGAAGTCTCAGGTGTCAGGGTGATCGGATGAGGATTCATAATGGTCGATACTGGTTCTTGGGCCTGCCCTTCCTGTTGTAAAGCCTGTTGTACGCGCTCGCGACTGACCAATCCAACAGGTCGGTGGCGTGCATCCTCGACAGGTACAAAGCGCAGCTGCTTCCACTCCATGAGCGCCGCTACAAAAAGTAGCGGCTCGTCCTCCTGCACAGTGACCAGATCCGTTGTCATCACGTGTTCCACGCGACGGCTGACCTGCGCTTCGCGCTCGCGTACTGTCTCCAGCTGCGCAAGCGCCCAGCAATGCACTGGCCGGTTTTCCTGCTGATACGCCTGCATGGTAAGCACCAGCGCTTCCAGACGTTCAGCACGACTGCCCCGTCCTTTCAGGGCAGCCAGTGAGCGCAACTGCCATTCGGCACCGTTCTGTCCGCTTGCTACCCGTTCCTGAATGATGCCCAGGTAGTGTGTGATG
This portion of the Rhodothermus sp. genome encodes:
- a CDS encoding mechanosensitive ion channel family protein, yielding MLFGWQLGEWGQTMIAGVPLLDWLKALGVWATLAVVFISIQRILTRKLEVLAKRTRTNIDNVIANVLRQTRAYFLVGLAFYAAVAIVQLPRPILQWGGRIAFVLLLLQVIRWGSGLITFYVERYRQQKLEEDPAAVTSMQALGFIGRLALWTVVLLVALDNFGVDITALVASVGIAGVAIGLAVQNILGDLFASLSIVLDKPFVVGDFIIVDNYMGTVEHIGLKSTRIRSLTGEQLVFGNSDLLNSRIRNYKRMRERRIVFTVGVVYQTPKEKLEKIPQIIREIVEAQERTRFDRAHFKEFGPSSLNFEVVYWVLEPDYTLYMDIQQAINLALFERFAQEGIEFAYPTQTLLVYPMKPVEVAAPQDARAS